A stretch of DNA from Synechococcus sp. UW179A:
AGACCGTCCAATATCGACCCAAGAAGGGACCATTTGTCTCGGCGATGCTGGACCCTGCGGCTGAGGCGACAACAGCAAAAGCATCAGCAAAGAGAGACTCAGTAAAACAACTGTGCTCAATCCAAACAAACGACTCGGATTGCTAATCCATGGCAGAAAAGCGAAGACGCCGGTTAAAGCTCCCACACCATTGGCACAGCTTTGGCTGATATTGAGCATCAGTGGAAAGCGGCGCGAATAAACCATCGAAACCACCTCGACAACACCAACAAAAGCTGATCCAAAACCAATTCCAAAGAGACACCTGGCCAGAAGCAACTGAGGAAAAGAGTCAGCAAATGCCATCACCCAGGCCCCAGAAGCGGCAATCCAAGCTGAAGCCACCATCAGCAGACGCATCGGAACGCGGATCAGCAGAATTCCTAGGAAAAATTGAGAGATGGAATAAGCAAAGAAATACACTCCACCAGCCAAACCAATCTGGGCCTCATTCAGTCCTAACTTTGAAGACAATCCACCAGCTGCGATTGCGTAACCAACAACACAAACTAAATTCATGCAGAAGAAGGTCTGCACAACGAGCCATTTCAATAAACCTGATCGGCCGATTTCCATGGCAAACACATTGTGATAGAACAGTAGCCACCAAAAGCAGCGATGGCATTAATCACTTCACAGGGGACCATTCAGCATGAAGGCAGCAAGGATAGTCGGCAAAGCGAATACCTTTTGAAGATGATGCAAAATTGTCAGTCCAAAGATATTCATGGCTTTCAATAACAATGATATGTTTCATGCACTGACAGTCAAAATAATCGATCAAAATAAATAAAACTCTCTATCTTCCTTCCTTGTGTTTAGGCATAGAAGTCTGCCAAGTACTCCCGGTATGGAGCACCTTTGACCCTTGGCGTTATCCGCATCGAGAGAGGTGACTACGTGCCCTGTCGTGTGGCTGAATGGCGAGTGGTTTTCTCAGAGCCAGCCGTGGAAGTGTTGCTGGGTGATAGAAGTATGGCTGCCACAAAGGCTCCCTATGAGTACTGAGGGTAGAGACCCCATCAGTCTTCTTCAGGGCCTTCAAGCCCCCTTTTTGTTGTCTCTTTGTCAACTCAGGAACTTGAAACCATACCCTTGTTTTCCTTAAGAACACCTCAGGGATACCGATTTCAATTGTTTACACCGATAACAAGAACTGACCCCTGAACCCACTGATGCAGCTGGGATATCAGGCATTCACTGTCAATTAAACTTCTCAAATGAGAGAAGGCCGCCCTTCCCGGTGGAAAGACGGCCTAACTCGCTCGTTTGTGCATTGTTCAACCCGTTACTTGTGGCAAAAGGAAGGGGTCGAAGCTTCTGGCTAGAGGCACCCTGGGGCCATTGGCTCTAGGTGTCGGGTTGTGACCTCCTAGGGCACCTAGGGCGGTGCAAGCGGAGTGTCGATTGGCGTGGCGCACAAGGTCTGCCTACCAAAGGACCAACCCAGGTCATTGTTGAGACTGTTGGAGCAGGGGCCAGAAAGTCAGTCTGCTTCTGCAATCTGCTCAGGTGGAGTATCGGCCGTCATGGGCTCCTCCGATGTCGTGGCCTTACTCTCCACCCGCAGTGGGCCTTTTGACATCGGTTGAATCGCGCATTGCCTTCCAAGGCAAAACCTCCAATAGTGGAAATGGCGTGGCTTGAGCGTTTTCGCTGATCTCAGGTCGTTATCCAGGCGACAGTTTTAAGGAAGCGCCCGGTTGTCCACGCTGATTCTTGAGTGGGAGAAACCGATGGACTACAGAGTGGACGCGGTACTGAGCGTCAGCGTGAAAGGAACCCTTGAGCGGTCAACAAGATTGCAGAAGCAGACGGCGAGTGTTGACGTCAGCAAATCAGCAACCCTGATTGGCTGATGACGGGATTCGCGAAAGAGATTGAGGTCGGTGATGGTTACTCATCCAAGCGGACCAAAGAGATCTTCAATCAGAACTTCAAGGACGCCACCCCTGATGAGATTGAGGCTTCCCAGAAGTGCTTCGATCACGACAGATGGGCTGAGGAGAACCAGAAACACAAAATTTGGAAACCAGACCTGTTGGCCCCTGTCCCAGAGGGGCAACAAGGCCATGGTGTGTTCGTGGTCAAGCACTCGAACACCATCACCTTCATGTGTGGGCTTTGGGCGGTTGTGCTTGCGCTTACCGACGAAGCAGGCAAGAGGCATAAATATCCGTTGTGGACATTAGGAGTGAAGACCGGTAAACGATTCCGATGCTCACCCTCAGGTATTCGGGAGCTGATCTTGGATCAGTTCGATGAGGAGACCTACACCGCGTGGAAACAGCTGGTGATGAGCAATAAGGAAGGGGCTTATGAAGCTCTTGCTTCGGCATGCGACTGGCTTGGTCACAAAAAGAAAGTCGGGTTGAGCTACATCAGCGGGCGCTCATCAATGCAGCTCTTAACCGAGCTGGGGATTCGATGCGAAAGAGACCATGCCTTCCTCTACCCCCATTACAAAAAGATGTTTGAGGAGAAGCTTTTGAATGAAACCAAGTCGGAATATGAACAGTGGCTGAAACAGGCTTCAAACGAACATCGAGAGATGTTCCGGCAGATGGTGGCGAACACTAAGAGAGAGAACCCAAGGCTCACCGAAGCAGGCGCACGACAACAGGTCATGATTACTCTCCATGAGATGGGCGTGATGACATAAAACCCTCTGCCAGCATGTTTGTATGGATGTCTCATCAATGTCTTCAGCATCAAGCGACTCCAGATTCCCAGTCGAAGATAAGCGCTTAATTGCGCAAAATCTTGATCAAATTGTCAACTCTGATACCTACAAATTGGTACAGCATGATCTTGATCTGATTAATAGCCCTACGATGCGCGGCGTTAAGATGCTTTTGGAGGTCGGCAAGCCTGAACTTCGCTTGGAGGAGGCTGGAATCACTTCCACTGTTATTGTATTAGGTGGAGCCCGAATTCAGGAGCGTTCAGAAGCAGAGTTAAGTCTAGCTAATCATCTGAATGCACTGGCTGCTGATCCCGATTCTGCCCTTCTTCAGCGCAAGGTTTATCAAGCCAGAAGGCTTGTAGATTTGTCGTGCTATTACGATGACGCCCGGGAATTTGCATTTTTAGTGTCTAGTCATGGACAGCAAAAAGATAAGGCATTGGATTGTGGCTCATCACCTGTGATTGTCACTGGTGGTGGCCCTGGGATCATGGAAGCTGGCAATCGCGGCGCTTTTGATGCTGGGTGTCGATCGATAGGCCTAAATATTGACATTCCGAATGAGCCTCCAAATCCTTTCATAACACCGGACTTATGCTTCAAGTTTAATTATTTGTCGCTGCGCAAGCATCACTTTATAATGCGTTCGGTTGGAGCAATCCTGTTTCCAGGGGGATTTGGTACTTTGGATGAAATGTTTGAGATTTTAACATTGCGGCAGGTGGGGGTGAAAAGCGCAATGCCGATCATTCTCTTTGGTAGTGAGTATTGGTCTCGAATCATTGACTTCGAATTCATGGCCAATTCAGGGCTGATTGATGACGAAGATCGCCAGTTATTTCAGTATGCTGATACTGCTATTGAAGCTTGGGATTTGATTCGTGAGCAGTTTTAAAGGCTTTCTTGAAAGGGTCTCCGATGGTCATCCTTGT
This window harbors:
- a CDS encoding MFS transporter; translated protein: MEIGRSGLLKWLVVQTFFCMNLVCVVGYAIAAGGLSSKLGLNEAQIGLAGGVYFFAYSISQFFLGILLIRVPMRLLMVASAWIAASGAWVMAFADSFPQLLLARCLFGIGFGSAFVGVVEVVSMVYSRRFPLMLNISQSCANGVGALTGVFAFLPWISNPSRLFGLSTVVLLSLSLLMLLLLSPQPQGPASPRQMVPSWVDIGRSLVLCTRSPRFWVGTLYFVGLFSCFLALEDLWNIRFQIDLFDATSGRAASMNSMLVSGLTLGGVISGLWATRSGLTTPSRVFSALALLTMVLLFSVSLSISLAFLAMFVLGFGLGAAPLGLSFVRQELPEKAVAVASPLLLTFVFVGGGLLMSLVGEDLSEVSRLTFLNYQQSMSFFIVPVAIAAVLSLLIRSPAREISSGE
- a CDS encoding LOG family protein, whose amino-acid sequence is MSSASSDSRFPVEDKRLIAQNLDQIVNSDTYKLVQHDLDLINSPTMRGVKMLLEVGKPELRLEEAGITSTVIVLGGARIQERSEAELSLANHLNALAADPDSALLQRKVYQARRLVDLSCYYDDAREFAFLVSSHGQQKDKALDCGSSPVIVTGGGPGIMEAGNRGAFDAGCRSIGLNIDIPNEPPNPFITPDLCFKFNYLSLRKHHFIMRSVGAILFPGGFGTLDEMFEILTLRQVGVKSAMPIILFGSEYWSRIIDFEFMANSGLIDDEDRQLFQYADTAIEAWDLIREQF